In a single window of the Nodularia spumigena CCY9414 genome:
- a CDS encoding lysophospholipid acyltransferase family protein, translating to MLQKKHKSGKKLGWSLDERDPQFIESLMPFLSFLYHYYFRVQTSGWHHIQPDKKVLFVGSHNGGLAAPDMSMIMYDWFGKFGVEKPVYGLMHPHVWKFTPEIAQMAAKSGAVIAHPKMAYAALRSGASVLVYPGGAEDVFRPHHLRNQIYFAGRQGFIKLALRENVPIVPVISTGAHDTLFVLADFYKILKQFHEWGMPWLFGIDPVVFPVYLGLPWGLAIGPLPNIPLPMPIQTRVCKPIVFERYGREAASDRHYVHECYELVANQMQEELDELVKLSA from the coding sequence ATGTTACAAAAGAAACATAAAAGCGGAAAAAAACTCGGTTGGTCTTTAGATGAACGAGATCCCCAGTTCATCGAATCTCTGATGCCGTTTTTGAGCTTTTTATATCATTACTACTTTCGAGTTCAAACTAGTGGTTGGCATCATATACAACCCGACAAAAAAGTTCTCTTCGTTGGTTCTCACAATGGGGGACTAGCGGCTCCTGATATGTCAATGATCATGTACGACTGGTTCGGAAAATTTGGGGTTGAGAAACCTGTCTACGGTCTCATGCATCCCCATGTTTGGAAATTTACCCCAGAAATAGCCCAAATGGCGGCTAAGAGTGGAGCCGTAATCGCTCATCCAAAAATGGCTTACGCCGCTTTGCGTTCTGGGGCCAGCGTACTGGTGTATCCTGGGGGAGCAGAAGATGTCTTTCGACCGCATCATTTACGGAATCAAATTTATTTTGCCGGACGGCAAGGATTTATTAAGCTAGCGCTACGGGAAAATGTCCCGATTGTACCTGTAATTTCTACTGGCGCTCATGATACTCTGTTTGTGTTGGCTGACTTCTATAAAATTTTAAAGCAATTCCATGAATGGGGAATGCCGTGGTTATTTGGGATTGACCCGGTAGTTTTTCCGGTTTATTTGGGATTACCGTGGGGATTAGCAATTGGACCTCTTCCTAATATCCCATTGCCAATGCCTATTCAAACACGGGTATGTAAACCCATTGTATTTGAACGCTACGGTCGGGAGGCGGCAAGCGATCGCCATTATGTCCATGAATGCTATGAATTAGTTGCAAATCAGATGCAGGAAGAGTTAGACGAATTAGTTAAACTCAGTGCTTAG